CAGCTACAGTAGGAATGGCTGCCCTAGGCACCTTTCTTTGGAGAAGTGCTAACAATGTTCTGCTGAAGAGTTCACAGCTGTGCCCTCTCTGCCTCCCCTTCAGAGATCAGAGTATTCATCTATGTCTGCAGCAGCTGTAGAGATTCAAGTTGTCAGACCCTGTAACTGCATATTTTATGTGGTGGGAAGGAAGACTGATGTTCTCAGATGTaacacaaatgtttttaaaagaagtcCATTTAGCAGTGTTGCAGAGCACAAGACTTCATATTAATGACTGCTCAAAGAAGTAACACCAAATGTGACACCTGACTGAAGTTTGACTAGTTTGGTCACCTGGGGTGAATTGATGACTATGCTTTTAAAGCAAACTGCAAATACTTTGAACAGATATAAGCTGTTACATCAAGCAGCACTGAACTCAGGCCATCCTGATGCCAAATCTAAACTACTGAAGCAATTCGCTAAGGCCTAGATCTGAGAATGAtcattatgtttttatttttgaaatggaaagaaaaaaaaaggcaattgaAGAATTGTGATTACCAAAATCacttaggaaaaatattttagattgtatgaataaaatatgaaatagttTTAACTATAACTTGCTTAAATGTCACTGGTGGAGTACCCCAGGGGTTGATGCGAGAGCTGATACGGTTTAACACCTCCATTAAAAACCTGGATGTTGGGACAGGGTGTATTCTCAGCAAGTTTACAGACAATCTGAAATGGCAGGAGTGGCTGATGCACCAGATAGttgtgctgccattcagagagacctggacaggctggaaaaTTTGGCTTAGAGGTATCTCATGAAGTAGAAATGCATCTGGGGAGGAACAAACCCACACACCAGTACACATTGGGGACCAACCATCTGGGAACTGGCTTTGCAGAAAATGACCTGAGAATCCTGATGGACAACAAGCTGAAGAGAAGCCAGCAATGTGTCCTTACAGCAAACACAGCCAACAGTTCTCTGCATTAGTTATGGTGCCAGCAGATTGATGGAGGTTATcctactcagcactggtgaggccacacctggagcgctgggtccagttctgggctccccagcacaAGAAGGATACGGACTTAGTACAACAAATCCAGTGCAGCACCACAAAGGCTGGTAAAGGAGTTGCATCtgtggaaaggctgagagagctgagtCTGGAGAAGAGTCCAGGAGAATCTTATTATCATTGTTTAGAAACACCTGATAACAGGGGGTAAAGAGGGAGGTAGGCTCTTCTCAGCAGTGtccagggacaggatgagaggcaACGGGcacaaacatacaaaaaaaacccaacaaaaaaaccaaaacaaaaagcaagcaaccaacagcaacaacaatcaatcaacaagaaaaataacaaaacaaccccaaaacccccaactAACAAGAAATTCGATCTGAACATGAGCAAACATTTTTACTGTGCGgatggtgaaacactggaacagattgcccagagaagctgtggagtctccatctgTGGAGATACCCCGAACTTCAATGGATATAGTCTTGGGCAGCCTGCTCTATATCAGAGGGGCTTAGACTTTCATCTcctgaggtctcttccaatctaaatgaccctgtgattctgtgaaatagaAAGTAAAACCATCCTACCTGCATAGCTCTGTATTCCATTCTCCAGTTTATTAGATCGAAAAGCACTTATTTTGGTTAAAGAAACTTTTATCAGACAATCTATATCAAGCATGTTAGATTTCTAATAGCATTGAGATAAGTGACTCGTATTTTGTTTGTTCAGGAAGAATTCCACTACACACTTGCAAGGACTCTGGACCTAATTTAGGATACCTAATACTGCAATCTTAAGCACCACCAACTGCATCAAAAACAGGTAACAGAGTCTCCTTAGCTCTTCATAGTACATACACCATAGTGATCTGACTAGTCACATTAAAAAGGAAGGTGGCTGGTGACAGTGGGATCTTTTCTATTACCTCACACTTGTATGCAGATCTTTGTATTACCATTGTAACTCTGTGTATAAAATAAACTGCCTCTGCAGCTTGGTTTACAATCTGGGCTCCATACTGACACTCACAGGCCACACAAATATTTGTTATGCAGCCAGTCTCACTACAAACTGAGTGTAGGCATGTCTTTATAAGATTGGGCTTGCAACCTTACAAATTCTATATATAATTCAACATAATTCTATTTGAATTTCACTGTACCTTGCCTGTTGTCACTGTGCAAATGGATACTTTCTCTTCCTAACTGAAAAATGGGCTAAATGCACTCATGACATGATCAAGGAAGAGGAAAGCTCACAAAAGGTGTTAAAAATTTTATAAGGAAAATACTGGTTTCATTTgcctaaaaaaccccacaaaacaaaataataaaaaaaaaccccaaagtacAAAATCCCCCAAAGAACCAATGGACCCtcccaacaaaaaccccacaacagaAGGATGTTATTACTTACCTGTATTCTTGATGCTGAATCAGATACTGAGTTTATTTATATCCACTGCTCTAGCTCCTCTAAGGTACCCAGCCAACATTGTAAAAAGCATTGAAAGAACATTACGgtcacatgaaagaaaaaaacaagcttATGCCATACGTTTCTGCCCACATCAAGTGCAAGATACTACAGGAATGTTCATGTTACTGTACTGGATTATTATCTTAGAGTAACAATTACATTGTAATCTTCTGAGAGCCAGCTGGCCATAGTCTATAGCTCCTGGTTATTCACCAGAGAACTCCTTTGTATGTGTTAAGAAAtcattcaaatatatttttcaagaaaattcagGTCACTTTGCAATACAGTAGCtacaaaaaatttattttttaaataaaaacatttaaatcatCAGGTTTTGTAAAACAGCATATCAAGTGTTTATCTTAGTCTTTGTAGTGTAAGCACCTTCAGTTTTATGCTAAAACAATCAACATAAATTATTATTTGGTCAGGCTATCAACCTACATTGAAATAAATATCCTTTTAACCAAAACAGGTCACTTAATGCACACCAGATTTCCGTATCTTTACAGAAAATTTCTCTGGTGCTAAGAGAACTACAGACTGAAACCATgattgaagtaatttttttttctttttaattacagtgAAGACTGGCCTATAATTTTAAACTATAAAAACAATTATAAAGCACTACAGActacagcttaaaaaaacctgcatCACATCAGAGAAATATTTGAGATGGCTTACCTAAACTGTCTCAGAATAAGAGATGGAATACAAACTCCTAAATTACTTAGAATGCACAGGGCTGGCCATATCCTTGTCCCAATCTTATGGGAAATTATCAATTGAACAGGAATAGAAATCTTGGTTTAATTGCAAGAGGGATAAGCAACTAATAAGTAAAAACAACATAGCTCAAAGAGCTTTTTATGCTGATACTACTGATTAAAAAACATAGGGTGCAAAAAATTCAACACTTGAAATTATATAAACCTTAAGAATACAGAACAGAACTTAACAGAAGTTTACAAGTCAAAATACTTCAGCACCTGAGATCTTCCTGTAGAAAGCCAAATAGAGACACTTTCTTCAGAAGCACGTAATACAatcagctccttttctctcaGTATTACACAGGAATAATGGATCAAGAAAGAGTTGAAATATACATAATGCTCCAAAATTCTAGTTAAGCCTTGAAGGTAAATGTGCTATCAATCTACACTTAAAATTTGATTCATGactttattttatgaaaacattTAGTATTAAAACTGGAATAGACAATCTATTAAAGTGTTCTGatgaaatgaaaagtttaaacaaaagacaaagaacagTATGCGACAAATCATGTTGACGAAAAACTAAGAATACTGCAACAGAAACAGGTTTGAAGAAAATATAGTAATAATCTGCTATGCAAGCATTCAGATTTACAGACAACTAGCGGTTTTGTCTACTTTTGGTAAACTAATACTTTAAGgaaattcttttctatttttactttGAGAGCTGggaaactgcattttctgtgttctgctctGTGTGATTAAGACTTCACAATTTCATTTGTATAATTGTATGCCATCTTCAAGGTGGACACTGTGGTGCATACCAGCCTCAGAATagaaaattcctcttttaaTCCCTTGGTTCTGAAGCTTTTAGCAACTGTGTGTTCTATTTGAACTCCCAGATGCCAGCGTAAAGgagatgaaaacatttaaaataacacaGGTCTTAACAAAACAGTATTCTGATGGGAACACAGTAGTTTTAGTCTAACATtatctaattttatttatgaaaactATTTAAATGTCAAATGATCTGAAAAATTAAGACTTCAAATACTGTAAATGAGGGATGTTCCTTTAATTCTAAAACTGCTTTCATCAGGGGAAGTATACTGTagattcagttttctttaatcATTCACTCAGTGATActgtaaaaaattaaactaCCAGTGTTATCAAAGCTAAATGTTCCTCCCTCCACAATTAACTACTTGGAATTTTCTGGAAACTTTCTATCACTGAAAACCAGTCAAGCACATCTGTTTCTGTCCTTTGATTCCTAAATACGAATAAGCAGGCACTCAGTAGTACCTTAGGAAGAAAAGCTACAGAGATTATACTGGaagatttaatattaaattacagcagttttaaaattaagtgcAATAAAATGCACCATTGGCTCACTTGTAACCAATTATCCTTAAAACCCACCAACTTTCTTCAATACAAGGTGCAGCAGAGTTCAAAAAAACAAGAAGGGGTGCAAACCCCTCCAAccacaaatgaaaaattcaaaccCAAGAATATTGCTTTCAGTGCAAACACTGTAGTCTTCAAAAGGTTAAGAGTACAAATATTTACGTTCCAGTGTATCCTTACCTACAAGGAATGTTGTTTCACATTACAAAGTATGTCAAATACCTTCAGTCCAATCGCAATACTGAAGTTTACCCTCTCAAATCGATATGGTGGCTGAAACCAAAATGTTTATACAAGCAGTGTAACTTTCTGGAGAAACTAATGCACACAGTCGAAAGTTCTCACAATAACCAAGGGCAAAAACTGCAAATTCAGCTGCTGGTTCTTAACCAATTTCAGTATCAAATGCCAGCAAGTAACCACCTTCTCAATGAGGAGTGAATGAGAGGTGAACAGAATCTCCTGTACCAGCACCTTAAAGCCCTTGTCCCTCTCCCTGAACCTACAGGCCACGGAGGCAAGCTGCAGACCACCACTTCCTAGGTGAAACACTTAACAGAACACAAACTCGCTCTATATGTCATTCATTTTCCCAATGTGACAAAGTTAAATTTGTAGCAAAACCCTTCAAACCTAAAGAAAACTTCTGTGACACTGTACAGGGAGGTGGGCATTTTATTTTAGTCATTCAAAATATAGTTATGAAGTTCACCTAGAACACTATTTTGCAGCATTGTGCTTTTAGAGTTACTAGCTGGGATTCCAAGGAACATTTGAAAAAGGCACCTACTACACTTAATTAGCTGcccattttaataattttggtACTATTTGTCACAGTAcatcagaaaacagcagcacaaagtgTTAGACAGACaagaattttatatttgttCCCCTTTATgaagcaaacattttttaaatgaaaggcaCTCATGACAAAAACTCTCTCTCCAGTTCATATATAGATGGCCGACAAGTTTTGCTCTTCATTCTGCATAAAGGCACAGTACAGTCTCTGTTTTGACCTTCCACATCAATATCAAGTAATGAGGGCATGTGGCAGTTAGTTCTTTCCTCAGTATCTGGCAAGAAGTTAACATCTGGAACTACATTGCCCTCTGAACATTCAGAGTCTTTAGAGTTTGGTTTAATAATACGTGGAATAATCTGCCATGCATCGATTTTACTTCTTAGAGAAGAAGGTCGAGGCCTCGAGATAGTATGGACAgagctttgcttttcatttgaaacaCCACTGTGATTGCTTCTTTGTTGAAAAGATGGTGAGGGCAGAGTTCCAGAAACTGACAGGACCGGGAGTCTGGAGACATCATTGGTTGAAGCAACTCCATTAGCTAGgggaaagaaaccccaaaaaaaagaagcaaatttaAACTATGTGACTTCTTGAATTCTTTGCCATTTGTAAAACTGCCTTGCCATAAACACTAGTGACTTTTCTTCCACCAGAAAAATTAAGAGGTTTGTACATTGCGGGGAATCTCCTAAGACAAAGACCAGTGGTGCTCAAGTAACGTGTTTGCATCTATACTCACTGCTACGAGCAATcgcaatttattttttattgctacAAAAGAGACGTAGAGAGAAAGCACTAACCCCCCAATAACTGGGTGAATACTAATACTCAAATAAAGCcccatgaacttctccagttATTATGAGGAATTACACGTGCATACAGTACCACAAACAATATTACATTTAAGCCACCCCAGAATATCAGTATTGAAATTTAGAACTTCTTTTCAAAAACTTGATCATGAGCTTATCCATTTAAATGTAAACCAGATTTAAAGACGTTGTTTTGAGCTTAAATTTTTATCAGCAGCTTAACCTAGAGATTCATGGAAGTTCTTAATTACCCACCTGTGGTCTGAAAATGGTTCCCATCTGATAAGGTTCGTCTGTGACCCAACATACTTAACTTTGTGGAGGAATCTTTTGGCACATTTTGAGACTCTTGTTTCAGACCAAGACTAAAAGGCTGATTTTTCAATCGTGTCGAAATTGTATCAGGAGCCAGCTGTATCCTCTGTCCTCTCTTACTTTCAGAAGTTTGAGATGAAAAGTTGTCAGTGGAACTACATCGACCACAATCACCAAGCACAGTGCTTACAAAAGCATCTTCACTGTCAGGTTGAAGTAGGCATTTTGTGGAAATGGAGGGCATAGAGAGAAGATTCACAGTATCTGCAGTTGGACTTAGGGATGGAGTACTTGCTTCCTCTTTCTTGGACTGCAGTCGTGTAGGGCTGGCACTCCTGCGGAATTTTGAAGCACGCTGAAATATTCCATCACGCTTCTTCTTCTCATCTTTAGGCAAGAGCTCATCTGGACCCTGCGATTTGTTCAGCTCTCTGATATCCAAGCCCAGGGCAACAGATGCAAGGAGGACAGCACACCCATACAGCACTGAATCAGTCTTCTTTTTGTGCAGCGTCCTGCTCAGACTGTTTGTAGGTGTCATTTGAGGAGTACTATTGGTAGAACTAGCAGAGGTTCCTTCTTCAAAGCTCTCGTGTTCTACTGTATTCTCTCCCTGATCATCTTTCCAAAGAGGTAGATTAATATAGGCCTGATTGGGCAACTTAATTGGCTTTGGTCTTTTACTGTCCAAACCTTCAGAGATAAGTTTCTTATCAGTACATGCACCTGTAAAACAACACTGTATCCTTTAAGACTGCAATTCAACTGTTTAGCATGTCTGCATATGTACATCatcatttcctttaaaatgccCAAGTATTAACTTTGAAGGACACTACAATCCATTTAGATGCCGTCAGAAGCTCAGACTCACATTTTGAGTTTCAGAAACACATTCTACGCCTAAACCTCTTGGTGTTTGCAACACTTTGatagtgctttttaaaaaacacagaaaatatttctgtgtatgGATTACAGAGAAGTAAATTACTATATACAAACTACTAGATAAAATCTGGAATATACTCTTTGCAATGCTTTCAATTAAGCTGAGTTCCAAAATTCAGTCAGCTACTAGAAATTTTTCCAATTAATTCATTAGGTCATGGTGGTCTGGAGTAAAAAGTAAACTTAACATCTTACACCTAATGACAAATAAAAAGGAGGCATTATTTGACTTACATGTGTTACTCTACTATAAACTACTGAATGCTAGAGAATAAACACAGAAGtatttgaaattcaaatatGTTAAATTTGTATGCAAGGTTTTAGTAGTAAGCTAATAAATctacaaaattactttttgtgaAGCCTTGATTTATACCTCTACCATTATACATGAAGATTAAAACGCCTTTTTCCAGCAGTGTCCAAGCAGCTTACTATTTCCTCTTCCAGATGGCATAAACCTAGCTGCTGCTACAGACACCAGGTTGTATCACAGGCTTTTTTCCTGGTAACTGGTAACTTAATTTTCTCAGATAAAAGAATCCATAGTATAGAAAAAGAGTGTgcaaactttaaaattattatgaatattttatagTCACAGCCCATTATAGTAATGGTCATAAAAAGCAACATGGAGCTATTATGTTCCCGAACCTAAGGGGAACAAGTATGTTTTACCTTGTGATTTTACCTGCAAATAGCAACATGTTGTCTAAAACACTACAAGACTTGAAATCTaagtttttttcttgaaaatttagATAATAGGTCTCATTCAAAAAAACCAGGGAATTAATATCTGGGGAATATATCAGGGCttacaggttttttaaaaactatgcGTTTTTTGAACTACTATGCATTTTTTCAACAACTATGCAGATCCCACAACAATGACATCAATGATTATTTAAATGTCAAGACAATTACTGATTTaggttctttttaaaagaaacaaaaaatggtAACTGCAGATCTCATATACAGAGCAGCCTGCAACtcaaaaacatggaaaaaatctCTACATGGTTCTCACAGACCATGTATATTTCTTAGGTGCTAATGATGTAAATATAGGGGttttttgcagaggaaaatggtCGGCAGCATGATTACTCCTATAATAAACTGCATAATCCTTGAAGGAATTCAAGCAATACAATTTATAACATTGGAAGTAATCTTAATACTATTATATGGCTACTTTCACTTTTTCAAAAATAGCTCTTACCTTGGTCCACAAATAGTGAAGCTAAGGGAACACCCTtctgatttttcattaaaacagttGACCAAGGGTTGCTGCCATCTGAAAGGGGTCTTACTCTGAAATAACAATAGTTATTTTGAGATTACAGATACCATGCTCACATAAACTTTgtgagaaaattactttcttttcaaactATAAACCTGTAGTACATAACTTGAAAACCTTtccaaaggtaaaaaaaagatGTAGTAGCATTGAAACATATGATTATAAATGCAAACATGCCTTAGTGTCAGGTATTCTTTTCACAATAAAAATTTCACAcctaaaaagaaagcaaatgaaaaatgggcCTTCGTTACCTATTGAACAACACAGGTTTGTGAAAACCTGGACAGCACTTTCATTGTGTCAAAGAAATTATGTGAATATTGGAAGCTTATTAAACATAGtgactttaaaacaaacaaaaataatataaagCCAGTATCAACTGATCATCTGGAACCAGCTCCTGACACAGGTAAATGAGTGGATATCCCCAccaggaaaagtaaaaaaa
The window above is part of the Corvus moneduloides isolate bCorMon1 chromosome 3, bCorMon1.pri, whole genome shotgun sequence genome. Proteins encoded here:
- the MAP3K21 gene encoding mitogen-activated protein kinase kinase kinase 21 isoform X4, whose amino-acid sequence is MEHDDICNKTLKITDFGLAREWHRTTKMSAAGTYAWMAPEVIKSSMFSKGSDIWSYGVLLWELLTGEVPYRGIDGLAVAYGVAVNKLTLPIPSTCPEPFAKLMKECWEQDPHIRPSFALILEQLTAIEGAVMTEMPQESFHSMQDDWKLEIQQIFNELRTKEKELRSREEELTRAALQQKSQEELLKRREQQLAEREIDVLERELNIMIFQLNQEKPNVKKRKGKFKRSRLKLKDGHRISLPSDFQHKITVQASPNLDKRRSLNSNSSSPSSSPTIIPRLRAIQLIPKTDTHTANGRRNSVYVYQQDVDITSEYELPSGVVKKGKISLCFQVTSDESNRTWGRSTTYHQEEFEDVKRNFKKKGCTWGPSSVQTKDRADCKDKVRPLSDGSNPWSTVLMKNQKGVPLASLFVDQGACTDKKLISEGLDSKRPKPIKLPNQAYINLPLWKDDQGENTVEHESFEEGTSASSTNSTPQMTPTNSLSRTLHKKKTDSVLYGCAVLLASVALGLDIRELNKSQGPDELLPKDEKKKRDGIFQRASKFRRSASPTRLQSKKEEASTPSLSPTADTVNLLSMPSISTKCLLQPDSEDAFVSTVLGDCGRCSSTDNFSSQTSESKRGQRIQLAPDTISTRLKNQPFSLGLKQESQNVPKDSSTKLSMLGHRRTLSDGNHFQTTANGVASTNDVSRLPVLSVSGTLPSPSFQQRSNHSGVSNEKQSSVHTISRPRPSSLRSKIDAWQIIPRIIKPNSKDSECSEGNVVPDVNFLPDTEERTNCHMPSLLDIDVEGQNRDCTVPLCRMKSKTCRPSIYELEREFLS